From Triticum aestivum cultivar Chinese Spring chromosome 7B, IWGSC CS RefSeq v2.1, whole genome shotgun sequence:
GCGAAGGCATTGGAAGTGTTTGATCGGATGGCCACCATTGGCATGGGCATTGACGAGGTCTCATTGACGGGTGCAATCTCAGCTTGTGCTCAGCTTGGCGCGGTGAGGCGTGCTGCCTGGGTTCAGGAGATCGCAGAGAGGAATGGCTTTGGGCAGAATGTGGTTGTCGGGTCAGGGTTGGTGGATATGTATGCCAAGTGCGGACTAATTGATGAAGCACGCAGTGTTTTTGATGGGATGCAGGAGAAGAATGTCTACACGTACAGCTCAATGATTGTTGGTCTCGCCTCTCATGGGAGGGCTAAAGAGGCAATTGCTTTGTTCAAGGACATGGTTAGGACGGCCGATGTGGTGCCCAACCATGTGACCTTTATAGGGTTATTGACAGCCTGCAGCCATGCAGGGATGGTCAAAGATGGGCGCTTCTACTTTGCACAGATGAAGGACAAATATGGGATATTGCCATCTGCAGATCACTATACTTGTATGGTCGATTTGCTTGGTCGGGCTGGATTGGTGGATGAAGCTCTGGATCTAGTGAGGTCAATGACCGTGGAGCCTCATGGCGGTGTATGGGGAGCTCTGCTTGGAGCTTGTCGGATCCATGGGAATACTGATGTTGCCAAGGTTGCAGCTGAACATCTATTTAAGCTTGAGCCAGAGGGTATAGGGAACTATGTGCTGTTATCGAATACACTTGCATCGGCAGgacagtgggatgaagtctcagtGGTTCGGAAACTAATGAGAAGCCGGGGGCTGAAAAAGGATCCTGCTGTGAGCTCGTTTGAAGGCAGAGATGGTTTGGTCCATCAGTTCTTTGCGGGTGACAATTCTCATCCAAGGACCAATGAAATAAAGAAGGCATTATTAGAGCTAGCTGCGAAACTGAAGCATGCTGGTTATGCGCCAATCCTGACTTCTATTGTTTATGATGTGAGTGATGGAGAGAAAGAAAGGCTGTTAATGGGGCACAGTGAGAAACTTGCTCTGTCGTTTGGATTGCTGACTCTTGGATCTAGATGCACAATTCGAATAGTAAAAAATCTAAGGATATGCGAGGATTGCCATTTGTTTATGCGGCTTGCCTCAAGAGTTGAGCAGGCTGAGATTATAGTCAGGGACAATATGAGATTCCATCATTTCAAAGATGGAGAATGCTCATGTGGTGGATTCTGGTGAAAGAAGAAAAGCAACAATAGTTCAACAAAATATGGCAGAACAGGAACTTGATTGATTAATgctgcatgtaataaattgtttaTTTGGCTTGTTTCTTGAGCATTGGCACTCAATATTAAATAGCAGGACAAGCTAACTTCAGTGTGCAACATCTGGCTCGAGAGCAGTTTTGGCTTGGCTAATTTGCTACGATTTGTTACATGATGCCGACCTAAGCTGGCAATATTTTGGTTATAAAAAACCAGGGTGTTTGATTACAAAAGGTCCCATATTCATTTTGCAGAATGCTACTTTAACTTACATTGGATGATGCGGATAAACAAAGCAAATGCAGATGGTGAAACACTGCCCACGGTGTAGAATTCCCTATAGAGCATTGGTGGACATAACTATTGCAGGAGGACAGAAGTCAGGTCATTTCCTACTTGCTAATGTCTCTTTCATTCTGGATTATGGGGGAGGACAAATAAGAAATGAATTGCTGCCAATACTTTGCTATCTTGGTGTTACATTAATGTGCTCCTAGCAAGTCCTTGTGCTTGACAGCCTAAGAAGCTCTAGAATTCCGCATACAAATTACTCATGACTGAGGTATAGTTCAGACCAAAATTTGAGGCCAGCATGTCAAGGAGATATGATATGCTATGAGATAGCTGGGAGGTGTTAACATTTGCTTCTTGCACCATGAAACCAACTGATCTGGGATGCCAATTGGTTGTCAACTTGTCATCGATGCTGACCAGAAGGGTTTCTTTCCCTGTTGTCGGAGAAGAGCCAGTGTGGTGCTTTTGTTGCATTTGAACTGGGGGCAATGCTTAGTTTGAGATCGAGATCACCTTCCATAGAAACACTCCAACTTTCACCTTCGACTGATTTACTGCTTTCTGGTCTTCTTTCTTGGTTTCTTGAAGTTTCTTCGTCAAAGAGGTTTAAGCATGACACTGGCTTGCATTCTTGCAGAAACGACTGTTCGGGTACTTGCCTAGTATCAGAGTACTGTACGTTTCCAAGACAAGCAGATTGACTAGTCTCTGACGTACAAGAGCTATTCTTGAGGTTTGGCCTGTGGCCCTGCACCATTTCTCGAGTATCTTCTGTTCTGAGTTGGAAACTGTGCTTCTCACCACGTAATTCAGCCATCAGTGCTTTCTGTACCCTGTATAGCCGATGCAATTCATGCACCTGACGCAAGAAAACAGAAATGTAAAACTCTGAGTTGCAGAATGACAAGACAATCACAGAACAGTAGTAGTTGGTTTTCAGATGAATGACTATGCAGGTTAACAGCACTATGCACTGCATTATATCATGAAGGTAGAACACATGTTAACTATTCTCGTTGATGACTGCAAACGTATATTGCAAATTCAAGAATCTAAAGATCTATTCTGGTATTTGAACTTTGAGTTCCTCACTTTTGATCTTTCCCAATCTCAATGCTATATAGATGTCTTATAAATCTGGTGCTTTATGAGATGAATTATGAATAACAAAACTACTTGTTACCTGTTGTCTGAAGACCTCATCATGTTCCATGATTGTTCTCCGAAGTGATTCCTTGCTGTCGTGTTTGGAATACCTGTCCATTATATCTGCCAAGATGTCGTTCAAAAGCTCTCCCCCACTAGCTTTCAGCAATATTTTGGCTAGTTTCTGAACAGAACCTCTACTTTCTAGCTCTCTAATGATGGTTATTCCTCCTTTCTCCAACAGGGCAAAGAGGATTCTATGAGTACAAAACAAATCAGTAGCCATTCCTGAAACAGTCAGAGGGAAAGGTAAGACTCGTCACCGATATTGTCTGCATGGTAAGTGAATTGTCACATGAAGTTTTAAACTGCAACCAGAGTTTAATTCTACGATTTGCAAGGTAGAGTAATTATCACGTGCTTGACTGCAGGGATCGAGGGAAAGCAGCCGATGCTGGATGCTGGGCCAATACAGCATCGCGAAATCGATGAACATAGAGCAGCAATTCACATGAAGATCCACTCACCTGAAAACCGGCGACTCATGCTGCGGCTGCTTATCTCGCATCTTCACTCTCCTCTGGACTTCGGTTATAGCTCATGAGCACTGGGAACCTCCATACACCAGCAAGGGCACTGACAACGGGCGCAAGCTCTCCTCAGCACCCATTACTCATTTCGCAGCTGCAGATGGCGGCCGAGCATGAGAGAAttgcgaggaagaagaagctcTGGAATCtggatgcagcagcagcagcagcaaggctcCCTCTCCTCCTCATGCTCATGGAGCAGACCGCATGCCTTTTGTAGGAATAACAATAGGCGAGCCAACCAAAAGGGGAGGAAAGGCAGCAATGCAAAGGCTTGAGACAGCCTGTGCGATGGCtaagcaggagcaggagcaggagcagcaacGAGGCAAAAGCTGAGGATTTGAGATCGCTGGCAGGAGGCACAGGTATTTGTTTATAACAAACAGGGGAGGCTCAGCTCAAGGAAGGATCAGGGAAGCGCGGCGGCCAATGGGACGGCCAAATCTCGCTGGTTTAATGAAACAAGGAGGCCAACCTACATGCATGTGGAGTAGATATTTCACGCAGCTCTTGCCGAGACTTAAAGATACCAAGGTGTTTTCAAATCGCCACCCCCCACCTCCACCCCCACTCTGGTATAAGGATAAGCGAGGCCAGACATATCTTCACATGTTTGCAGTTTGTAGTAGATCTGCAGATACCGTGGGCCCGCGGCAAGGAGTTATCCTGGGCTGCTGCTGTCCTTGGTACTAGTACTGCTAGTCGTCGTCACAGCCCCGGCCCTGGGGCCTGCCCACCAGGACAGCCTCTGAAGAAAAGTAAACCTCCGTTTGAGCTTCCATGTGATGTGAGCTGCTAGCCCCTTGCTTAACTTTGTTTTTTTTTTTTAACCCTGGacaggttgttgttgttgttgtgctgctgctgcttcggcatGTTCGATCCCTGCCTTCCCAGGATTCTAGGACGCCCGTATCTCAAACCAGGCCTTTGTTAATCCCATGATTGCACCGACAAGGTACTAAACTAACCTCCCCTGTTCATCTAAATTGCGCTTGGGTTGACTTAACAGTAGCTAGGCTGTTCAATGATCAGTTCGTGATTTGATTTGGGGTCCAGATGCCATATGGTTTGACTTTTCTTTGTTATTTCTGTGCCCTCGCCTTGATGGATCCACCCCTTGATTTAAGGCAGTCTCGATCATATATGATATGAACACTTGAACTGTTGAACAGTATCCCGAGCTAAGCACCAAGATTTCTTTGGGAACGGCTTAATCTGGAGTTTTAAtatgttttcttcttcttcagatATGCTAGTGGTACACACATACATAGGACGGTAGCACAGTACAACGTAGGATAAGATTGCGCTGCCCATCACTACTTGGCTGTCCGAGAATCCTATGTCGACAACTCATCACAACTTAATGCCGGGGTCCGGCCATGTTACTTTCTATCCACTCTAACCCCAAACTGCATTCTTTTCTCGTGTTCCTTTTTCCACCAAAGAAGGGATTCTGGATGCTATCAGACTGTCACTGTTCCGAAAAGGATCTGCACTTGGATATATACGGCATGATGAAACTGCTGACCCTGTCTCGTGTTTTTCAGTTCGTGTTCATTGATGAGCCCAATCTTGTTGGTTAGGTTCTGAATCATACGCACCACAGGTCTTAATTTGTGTGATTGCGCTCGTAGAATGAAGCTAGCACTTGACATTCTACTGTGCTATGACATGAGGTGAGAATCTAACAGACATTTCTGTGCAGGAGCCCTCATACCATATGCCCAGTATCAGACAAGCAAAATATCTGATACGGAAAGGAACTTTGCAACGTCATCGACTCACGGCCATCCACGTACCACTCGGGGGCAGACAAGCAGCATCAACTTCTGGATAACTTCGAGAACAATCTACTGGCTCTTGTTGCGCTCCCAGTCCCAGACCAGATATTCGATGGTTCCTTTCAAGAAAGACTTGATATTGGTGGCCAACTTGCTCAGAAAGGTACGGGCATATCCATAAACGTTCAATTTCCTTGACAATTCTCCAGCACGTATAAATCTTTCGCGAGCGTCTGTGGCCCGTCGGCAACCGCATTTCCTTCATGGATGCATTTTCTCGAAAGGAAGTTCTCTAGCCAGCCCATGTGTCCGCCCGTGGCGCGCAGCTGATCTCCTGCGTGCTCTCGAAAAACAAAAGCCAGATGCTCGAGGAAGAACGGGATTGACCATGTGACTGATGCTACTGCTGGTGGGAGAGTTTGGAGATCTGGAGAATCAGGCGTGGTGGAGAGAGGGGTTCGTGGAGGACACCAAATAAGGAGCAGCACCAGCGAGGAGCGGCCAAATAATGGCGAGGCGACTGTcgcgctcctccccgagccccgcccgACAGGCTACCTGCCGCCGATCCCTTTCCTCGCTGTCTTCGTCGTCCGGGCAATCTCTTAATGAGCTTACTGCGTGTGCGCGCGCTTGGTGGCCAGCACAAACAACATCAAACTGGCTCACATGGACCACACCACCACCCCGTGGCAACCGTGTCCCGGTCGGTGTTCACATACGTACTACGTACCAGCTTTGGTCCGTCCGTCCGTCCTTGGATGCCCCCGGGTTTGGGCATAGATTATTGGTGGCCTTTTGGACCTTTCCCGGCCTAATTTTCTGCTAGCTCCTCCCCCTTGGAGTGGATCGCAAAGTGGTTTCCAGGGCGTGGTGATATGGGTATCTTATCTGTGACCGTCGTCATGCTATGCTTGATGGTTCCCTTTAACTCTCTGCTCTGAGAATGAATGCTCGACCTTTTTGCAGACAAAAAAACTGTAAGcgcatcaatgatttggtctagTTTGAGATGGACTGGGTTCCACCATTTTTTGCGCCTTACACATACTGCACAGTGAAAAACTGCTTTTGTGCAAAGACAGGATGCGTTTTTagggatttgttttgcagagtctAGGCGACTCTTTCCAGTAGGCTTCTTCAGTTCGGTCATGGGCCCTGGGCCCTGGAGACGATGGGCCACATTAGGCCCAACGAACCCTGGTGAAAGGTGAAACCACATCCATCCAGCAGGAAGCGAAAAAGAATCATGAACGGGTGAGCCTGCCTGCCTACGGCTGGCCGGACAACATCCACGACACCCGCGCAAACCCTCGCGGCTAGCAAGCGAAATCGGCTTCAGATGAGGCTCCACTCGCCGAGTCTCCAGCAAGCCGCTGCAGGCGCCGGCGCGGGCGCCACCAACGCCCCCTTTGCAGCAGCTCTCGGCAAGGTGCGTACTTCCACCCACCGCAGCCTCTTACTTTCAAACCATTTCCTCTTCCCCTGCTGCACCGACCGATCCTACTTGTGCTGTTGTGCGCAGAGTTCTTCGAGCTCCCTTATCCATGGCCGTCTCAGCTTCGGCCACGCGTCGCTGCAGACACCGAACCACCGCACCAAGAGAGCAGGTGCGCGCACAAAGGAATCCAACTACAGCAGCATAGTACTTGCTAGAATTGTAGGATTAACCATGCGGTTGATTGATTGATACCTGAAGGGTGGGCGGTGCGGGTGCTTCCCCTGACGGAGGAGAACGTGGAGAGGGTGCTGGACGAGGTGCGGCCGAGCCTGATGCGGGACGGAGGCAACGTGGCCCTGCACGAGATCGACGGCCTCGTcgtcgtgctcatgctccagggcgcCTGCGGCTCCTGCCCCAGCTCCACCATGACGCTCAAGATGGGAATTGAGTCCCGCCTCCGTGACAAGATCCCCGAGATCCTCGAGGTCGAGCAAATCCACGACACCGAGACCGGGCTTGAGCTCAACACAGAGAACGTCGAGAAGGTCAGCCACATGCTTGCGTGCTCACTCACTGATCAATGCTCCATTGTGCATGCCACTTGTCTCCTTTCTGAGCCTGTAAATTTCTATTACAGCCTAGGTAGTTAGTTCAACAAATATGCATTTTTCTATTGATAAAACTGCGAATCTGAAGTTTGTACAATGTTGTAGGTGCTAGATGAGATCAGGCCGTACCTTTCCGGCACCGGAGGTGGAAGCCTCGAGCTCGTTCAGATCGACGGTTTTATCGTCAAGATTGAAATCAGTGGGCCTGCAGCAGGTGTAATGACAGTACGTGTGGCTGTAACACAAAAACTGAGAGAGAAAATACCATCGATCCTGGCTGTTCAGTTGACAGAGTAGAAAGCTGTGCATCAATCAAAGGAAGACAAAATTCAGCTTTGTGATTACGTTTCCATGTCAGTACTTCAGTATTTCAGTTCTGAATCACTGCAGTGAAATACTACTAAACATACTAATACAGTTGTTATGTACAAGAATTATGTGGCTGGGAGAGTAGAAAACTCATGTCACCGTTAAGTCTGAAAGATATAATTCAACAAAACATTCGACCATTGTTACAACAGTGACAACACTTTCAGACTTCCAGTGCATTCATTCCCTTGGCAAAGGCTAAGGCAACATTTTATGCAGACCTGGAATATTCAGTTTCTCTAGTGGCACCTGGCTCCACAAAAATTCCTTCTCGGTGTCTCAAACTCTTTATCAACTCAAAGATTCTCCAATCTATGTATATTTCTCTCAAATTGGCGGCTTGAGGCCATCTCTTTATTCCCTGTTTGTCCCAGTCAAAGCGAGTTAGGTCATTGCAAGCCTATCTCTTTATTCCCTGTTTGCACCAGTAAAAGCAAGTTTGTTCTTTGCAACGGCCAACATTTCACCCTCGACATCAGAGGGTATAAACAGAGACCTTTGCTTAAACCACGCAGGCTTGGAAATTTTACATGGTCCAAGAAATAAATATGTTTCTTTTCAAAAGGGCCCACAGGAGGGTTGATAGCTTCACGCAGCTTCTTCTTCAGCTTGATGCTCCTCCAATTGGATAGCCTTCATCATTTGCCTAATCTCGTCAATCTTCCCAAACTCCCGCTTCTTCTTCAAGAACCCTTCCAAAACCCTGAATGCACGCTCTGTAGGTGCCATTCCCATCTCAACCAGCTCCCGGAAGCACCTATATGCTTCACCAACCACATCTCTGCAGCATAAACCGGTAACCAGAACATCCAATGCATGCCTATGAGGTACACATCCTTTCCCGATCAGATAATCCCACAGCTCCAGGCCAAGATCCGGCCGCCCATTCTCGCAAAAGACCTTCATGAGCAGCATTGTCGTCCTGGTTCTTGGCATGAACCCCGAGCCAGTCATCTTGGTGTATATCTTCCAGATCCCCTCCAAGTCACCGGCCCTCTGGAACTCACACAGCATCGTGTTGTAGGTGACATCGTCCAGACCAAAACTCTTCTGCTCCATCTCGCTCATGAGCGCCATCCCGGACTGCAGATCCCTTGCCCTCACATAGGCCCCCATGAGCGCATTGTGAGCTCCACGGTCTGGAGTCACTCCGCTCTGCTCCATTTCGTCAAACAGGCGACGTGCACGGGCCGCGTCCCTCACGATCCCGGCTCCGTATATCAGCGTGGTGAAAACCTGCAGCGTCGGCTTGCAGTTCTCCCTCTTGCGCATTTCGTCGAGCAGCTGGAGGGCGTCCAGAAACTTGCCTTTCTTGCAGTAGGCGTCCATCCTCACGCAGTAGGACACGGCATCCGGGACGAAGCCGCGCAGCACGGCGTCATGGTAGAAGAGGTCGAGCGCCTGCGCGTGGCCGGCCTCCTTGAACCCGAGCAGCAGCGTGTTGAAGGTGCGGGTGTCGGGCGGGTACGCGTCGCAGTACCGGTGGAACAGCGCGCGCGCCTCGGCGACACGGCCGCGGGCGCAGAAGACGCGGAGCAGCGCGTTCAGCTCGGCGGCGCCGAACGAGCGCCCCGCGCGCGCCcagacggcggcggcggactcGAAGCAGCTGACGGCGGCGGCGAAGGACGCGCCAGGGGCGGAGGCGCAGAGCGCGGTGGAGATGATGACGGAGAGGGCGGGCACGGAGAGGAGGTGGGGGTGGGTGGACGGGAGCGACTCGAGCAGCTGGAAGGAGTGGTGCGCGTAGCGGCGGGAGCGCGCGAGCAggcggaggaggacggggaggGCGCTCTCCGGGACCGGGAAGTGGGGGAGCTCGAGCAAGCGGCGGAACAGGGAGAGCGCCGGGAGGGGCGGCGAGTGGGAGAGCAGGAGGTGGGAGAGGAGCGGCGTGAGGAGAGAAGGCGAGGAGGGCAGGATGGCGGTGAGGAGCGGCGGGATCGCCGGCGCGTGCGTGAGGAGGAGGCGTGCGAGGTGCGTGACGGTCGGGGCGAGGAGCCGCTGGGgctgggcggcgcgcggcggcggcagcaggtaGGGCATGGCCGCGAGGCGCACCGGTCTCCGAGCTCCGGGGGAGGAATTTGACAAAGGGAAATGATAATCCTAATTGGTTGACGTTCGTCAGGAACGATTCCCCAGCGGACTATGTGGGAACCTTTGAATTTGGTAGCACGAATCTTAGCGCATGTCTCCTGCCACATCAGCATCGAGCAGTCGTTCGCTTTGAACGAGGGCGCTGAAGTACCCTCTCACTCACTTGCTCCATAGATTCCCCCTCCCCACTCTCTTATTCTCGTCTCCATCAGGCAATGCAGGGGAGAGATCGTCGTTGTCGGCGACAAGGTCGTCCGGGAGATCGCGGCCTCCTCACTCGACACGCACCTCAATGCCCCCATCGACGACGAGGCGTGTCGGGTCACCAGGGAGGCTATGGCGAGCAAACTGCGGCGGCAACGACGGACACGGCGGTCTTTATCATGAGGACGCGAAGCGGTGCATCTCATATGGCCACCGGATCTAGAAAGGAAGCAGGCGCGGCGCACCGGCGCCGCTAGTTAGGTGGTGGCTGCTCCTTTTTGGTTTTTGCACTATGCCTCCCCTGCTCATATTTGTTCTGCCAGGCCATGGGCGTGTTGCGctctattttttgtttgttttgcactCAAAATTGAATTGTACTGAATTTTTGCTGGAATGAAATTGAATTGTGCGTGCTCAATTTGTTTGCTTAACTGAACCTATCATTGCATTAGTCATTTTATTAATATTTGTTGTGAAAAAGTTATTAAGTCCACTGCGAATTTAAGAACAAATAGAATGGGTTTTTCTTCAACAACATAATCGGCATTAGTGGTATTTCTTCAACGGATGTGGCAGAGTACACGACACATCTCTTAAAATTAGTTGGTTTGATCCAAAATTGCCAAGTTTTAGGGTAGCAAAACATTGGCCTGACAATTTTTGTCCACCAACTGGTTTCTCAAAAAAAACATCATATCAAATACAAAATTCAAGAATCAAAAATTGCCAAGTTTTAGGGTAGCAAAACATTGGCCTGACAATTTTTGTCCACCAACTGAATTCTCAAAAAATCCATCATATCAAATACAAAATTCAAGAACTCACAATCAAAGATTCAACATGAACAGCACAACACCATGGTAAAAGACATTATTGCTTTCAGCAGTAGTCATATATATAGCACATATATAGCAATAGTCAGGTCATAGATGACCATACGAATCATTATAGTACTATTACAAAAACTTCACTTTCAGATAGTCATCTCATAGAAGACCATACATTCAGTACAAAAACTGGAGTACTCGGAACCGTGCAAACAAGCGTGATGACGAAACCCCGGAGCAAATAACTTCAGATGTCATTGGAAACAACACCTGACAAATTACTTAAACTGTCAGGCTAATGAAATGTTAACTGCAGGAATGTAAACTGATCAAACGAGTAGGCTAGCAAACCTGATAAAAATATTGTGCATAGTGGCCCCGAGGTCTTCCTGATCTACTTCTGCGCTACATCCTCAGTGACAGCTGAAAATAATTCAGGAATCACACAGTATTTAGAAGAGCCTGCCCTTGCATTTCATGCCATGAAATAGCTGAAGAGAAGTGAATATGAGAGTATTACCTGGTGACGGGTGGACAATTTTCATGCCACCATAGCTCCCATTCTTAATGACATCAGCCCTGGACATGGCATCTTTGTGTGGGC
This genomic window contains:
- the LOC123158210 gene encoding pentatricopeptide repeat-containing protein At5g44230-like codes for the protein MVHLATPRPPPALLLRAPLSLLPTALPLPLLPPPALASLLLAAVDASPSLRHAPLPYALSVFSAHSPPDPFLAAALLRFALLTQPPLSPFRLFSRLLHSARGELPFLPFAFSPLAKSAAAARSLPAAQAAHAVSILLGGFDKHRFVENSLIGAYVACGDVGAARKVFDEMVVKDVISWTSIVVAYSKSGDMGSAEEVFAQCPLKDMVAWTAMLTGYAQNSMPAKALEVFDRMATIGMGIDEVSLTGAISACAQLGAVRRAAWVQEIAERNGFGQNVVVGSGLVDMYAKCGLIDEARSVFDGMQEKNVYTYSSMIVGLASHGRAKEAIALFKDMVRTADVVPNHVTFIGLLTACSHAGMVKDGRFYFAQMKDKYGILPSADHYTCMVDLLGRAGLVDEALDLVRSMTVEPHGGVWGALLGACRIHGNTDVAKVAAEHLFKLEPEGIGNYVLLSNTLASAGQWDEVSVVRKLMRSRGLKKDPAVSSFEGRDGLVHQFFAGDNSHPRTNEIKKALLELAAKLKHAGYAPILTSIVYDVSDGEKERLLMGHSEKLALSFGLLTLGSRCTIRIVKNLRICEDCHLFMRLASRVEQAEIIVRDNMRFHHFKDGECSCGGFW
- the LOC123156611 gene encoding uncharacterized protein, whose translation is MSRRFSGMATDLFCTHRILFALLEKGGITIIRELESRGSVQKLAKILLKASGGELLNDILADIMDRYSKHDSKESLRRTIMEHDEVFRQQVHELHRLYRVQKALMAELRGEKHSFQLRTEDTREMVQGHRPNLKNSSCTSETSQSACLGNVQYSDTRQVPEQSFLQECKPVSCLNLFDEETSRNQERRPESSKSVEGESWSVSMEGDLDLKLSIAPSSNATKAPHWLFSDNRERNPSGQHR
- the LOC123156612 gene encoding nifU-like protein 3, chloroplastic, which codes for MRLHSPSLQQAAAGAGAGATNAPFAAALGKSSSSSLIHGRLSFGHASLQTPNHRTKRAGWAVRVLPLTEENVERVLDEVRPSLMRDGGNVALHEIDGLVVVLMLQGACGSCPSSTMTLKMGIESRLRDKIPEILEVEQIHDTETGLELNTENVEKVLDEIRPYLSGTGGGSLELVQIDGFIVKIEISGPAAGVMTVRVAVTQKLREKIPSILAVQLTE